One genomic segment of Hippoglossus hippoglossus isolate fHipHip1 chromosome 22, fHipHip1.pri, whole genome shotgun sequence includes these proteins:
- the LOC117755800 gene encoding putative E3 ubiquitin-protein ligase UBR7, with protein MAEQREESELHDAAASEEELETALCVLAGSDPENCSYSRGYVKRQAVFACNTCTPSAAEPAGICLACANKCHDGHDIFELYTKRNFRCDCGNSKFGDFQCQLMSAKDEENVRNQYNHNFSGFYCTCDRPYPDTDDQVNDEMIQCVVCEDWFHSRHLGCSAVEPEELQEMVCEACMNKAPVLWTYAAHFAVPPVISVSHPEEEEEGEEEEVEVDVEEQGDKEESRQSGEEATSSVEDTKQEEAVNQGSPGKRTHEQMTGSPGKATTKSEACRLKKLQDQGRERLRQGAVFWPYSWRSELCTCTSCKRAYVAAEVQFLMDQSDTILAYENKGLDEPFGQHPLMALTSSMDRVQQLEIIYGFNELTTSISAFLHQCVADGKTLTVEAVHQFFDELRARKRRRTNAGYQ; from the exons aTGGCTGAACAAAGAGAAGAGTCCGAGCTCCACGATGCGGCCGCCagcgaggaggagctggagacagCTTTGTGTGTTCTGGCAGGAAGCGACCCAGAAAACTGCTCCTATTCCCGG GGCTATGTGAAGAGACAGGCTGTGTTTGCCTGCAACACCTGCACCCCCAGTGCTGCAGAGCCTGCTGGGATATGTCTGGCCTGTGCCAACAAGTGCCACGATGGACACGACATCTTTGAACTGTACACCAAAAG aaATTTTCGCTGTGATTGCGGCAATAGCAAGTTTGGGGATTTCCAGTGTCAGCTGATGAGT GCCAAGGACgaggaaaatgtcagaaatcaaTACAACCACAACTTCAGTGGCTTCTACTGCACGTGTGATCGGCCATACCCAGACACGGACGATCAG GTCAACGATGAGATGATTCAGTGTGTTGTCTGTGAGGACTGGTTTCATAGCAGG CACCTGGGCTGCTCTGCAGTGGAACCCgaagagctgcaggagatgGTGTGTGAGGCGTGCATGAACAAGGCTCCTGTTCTATGGACGTACGCCGCTCACTTTGCAG TGCCACCGGTGATCAGCGTCAGTcatcctgaggaggaggaggagggggaggaggaggaggtggaggtcgATGTTGAGGAAcaaggagacaaagaggaatCCAGGCAAAGTGGGGAAGAAGCAACGAGCAGTGTTGAGGACACAAAGCAGGAG GAAGCGGTGAACCAGGGCTCCCCGGGCAAACGGACCCACGAGCAAATGACGGGCAGCCCTGGAAAGGCCACGACCAAATCTGAGGCATGCAGgctgaagaagctgcaggacCAGGGGCGGGAGAGGCTGAGACAGGGAGCAGTGTTCTGGCCCTACAGCTGGCGCTCCGAGCTTTGCACCTGCACAAGCTGCAAG AGGGCTTACGTGGCCGCCGAGGTGCAGTTCCTCATGGATCAGTCCGACACCATTCTGGCCTACGAGAACAAAGGTTTGGATGAGCCGTTCGGCCAGCACCCGCTAATGGCACTGACAAGCTCGATGGACCgtgtgcagcagctggagatcATTTACG GTTTCAACGAGCTGACGACTTCGATCAGTGCGTTTTTACACCAGTGTGTTGCTGATGGAAAG aCGCTCACTGTCGAAGCCGTGCATCAGTTCTTTGATGAGCTGCGTGCGAGAAAAAGACGCAGAACCAACGCAGGATACCAGTAA